From one Macellibacteroides fermentans genomic stretch:
- a CDS encoding AGE family epimerase/isomerase yields MDNVKEYLNQWSSSYKEDLLTNIMPFWMQFGWDRKHGGVYTCVNRDGSLMDTTKSVWFQGRFAFVCSFAYNTIEKNPEWLEAAKSTLDFIEKYCIDTDGHMFFEVTDNGEPIRKRRYVFSESFAAIAMAEYAQATGDKTYAEKALKIFKQIKHLTETPGLLPSKYCDSVKMQGHSLTMILINTASRIRQVISDPILDEQIEWSINQIRKYFIHPEFKALLETVGPNGEFINTNMGRTINPGHCIETAWFILEEAKYRNWDKELVDLGLTILDWSWEWGWDKEYGGIINFRDCLNLPPQDYSQDMKFWWPQTEAIIAALYAYEATGEPKYIEMHKQISDYTYAHFPDKEYGEWYGYLRRDGSVAQPAKGNLFKGPFHIPRMMIKSYDLCKEIISK; encoded by the coding sequence ATGGATAACGTTAAAGAATATCTTAATCAGTGGTCTTCTTCATATAAGGAAGATCTGCTGACAAATATAATGCCTTTTTGGATGCAGTTTGGCTGGGACCGGAAACACGGAGGTGTATACACCTGCGTTAACCGCGACGGCAGCCTGATGGATACAACAAAATCTGTTTGGTTTCAAGGACGATTCGCCTTTGTATGTTCGTTTGCATATAATACGATTGAGAAAAATCCCGAATGGCTTGAAGCGGCAAAAAGCACACTCGATTTTATTGAAAAATACTGTATCGATACAGATGGTCATATGTTTTTTGAAGTAACAGACAATGGAGAGCCCATCCGTAAACGCAGGTATGTGTTTTCAGAATCGTTTGCTGCTATCGCCATGGCAGAATATGCACAGGCAACAGGTGATAAAACCTATGCAGAAAAAGCCTTGAAGATATTTAAGCAGATAAAGCATCTAACAGAAACACCGGGATTGCTTCCTTCAAAGTATTGTGATAGTGTGAAGATGCAGGGGCATTCTCTAACTATGATTCTGATTAATACGGCTTCACGTATCAGGCAGGTAATAAGCGATCCTATTCTGGATGAGCAAATAGAGTGGTCAATTAATCAGATTCGCAAATATTTTATACATCCTGAATTTAAAGCTTTACTGGAAACGGTAGGCCCCAATGGCGAGTTTATCAATACAAATATGGGCCGGACTATTAATCCTGGTCACTGTATAGAGACTGCCTGGTTCATTTTGGAAGAAGCCAAGTATAGAAACTGGGATAAGGAACTGGTAGATTTGGGTCTGACTATTCTGGATTGGTCCTGGGAATGGGGCTGGGACAAGGAGTATGGCGGTATAATAAACTTCAGAGATTGTTTGAATCTGCCTCCACAGGATTATTCGCAGGATATGAAATTCTGGTGGCCTCAGACCGAAGCAATCATTGCGGCTTTATATGCATATGAAGCAACTGGCGAACCGAAGTATATTGAGATGCATAAGCAGATAAGCGACTATACGTATGCTCATTTCCCCGATAAGGAGTATGGAGAGTGGTACGGGTATCTTCGTCGTGATGGAAGTGTGGCTCAGCCTGCAAAAGGAAATCTTTTTAAAGGGCCATTCCATATACCGCGTATGATGATCAAGTCGTACGACCTTTGCAAAGAGATTATTTCTAAATAA
- a CDS encoding dihydrodipicolinate synthase family protein produces the protein MEKIKGLINAPFTPFYENGEVNYEPIEAYAKLLANNGLKGVFINGSSGEGYMLTEDERIKLAERWMEVSPKDFKVIVHVGSTCVKMSNKLAAHAQEIGAWGIGAMASPFPKAGRVEELVKYCEEIACGAPALPFYFYHIPALSGVFLPMLPFLKAVDGRIPNFAGIKYTFESIYEYNQCRLYNNGKFDMLHGQDETILPALAMGGAQGGIGGTTNYNGRVLVEIIDAWEKGDLERARECQNFSQDVINVICNYRGNIVGGKRIMKLIGLDLGKNRTPFQNMTDAEEAAMKSELEAINFFERCNKF, from the coding sequence ATGGAAAAAATAAAAGGTCTGATTAATGCTCCATTTACTCCGTTTTATGAAAATGGAGAGGTAAACTATGAACCTATTGAAGCGTATGCAAAATTGTTGGCAAACAATGGTTTAAAAGGTGTTTTTATTAATGGGTCGTCGGGTGAAGGTTATATGCTCACAGAAGATGAGCGCATTAAACTGGCCGAAAGATGGATGGAAGTTTCTCCAAAAGATTTTAAGGTGATTGTACATGTAGGAAGCACATGTGTTAAAATGAGCAATAAATTGGCCGCTCATGCGCAGGAAATCGGAGCTTGGGGTATCGGAGCTATGGCTTCTCCTTTCCCTAAAGCCGGAAGAGTAGAGGAGTTGGTGAAATATTGTGAAGAGATTGCCTGTGGAGCTCCTGCATTACCTTTTTATTTTTATCATATCCCCGCTCTTAGTGGCGTCTTTTTGCCAATGCTTCCTTTTTTGAAGGCAGTAGATGGTCGTATTCCTAATTTTGCAGGTATTAAATATACTTTTGAGAGTATTTATGAATACAATCAATGCCGCTTATATAATAATGGTAAGTTCGATATGTTGCACGGTCAGGATGAAACTATTCTGCCAGCATTAGCCATGGGTGGAGCTCAGGGTGGTATTGGCGGTACTACGAATTACAACGGACGTGTATTGGTCGAAATTATCGATGCTTGGGAAAAAGGAGATTTGGAGCGCGCTCGCGAATGTCAGAACTTCTCACAGGATGTTATCAATGTTATATGTAATTATAGGGGTAATATTGTTGGAGGTAAAAGAATTATGAAGCTTATCGGTCTTGATCTTGGCAAAAACAGAACTCCGTTCCAGAATATGACCGATGCTGAAGAGGCAGCTATGAAATCAGAATTGGAAGCGATAAACTTCTTTGAAAGATGTAATAAATTCTGA
- a CDS encoding ROK family transcriptional regulator — protein MSTDFLIAVEGNRTAALKKKIIHYYIANGDATIADLCKEMDLSIPTVTKLVGELLEEGYILDFGKQETSGGRKPNIYGLNPESGYFIGVDVRRDSINIAAVDFKGKFISLEDEVPFTLENTPAALENLCIIIDEFIGSLKVSRDKILSVGINITGRVNPISGYSYSFFYFEEKPLSLIIEERLKLKVYIENDTRAMAYGEYMKGAVKGEKNLIFVNISWGLGVGIILDGKLYYGKSGFSGEFGHFCLYDNEIICHCGKKGCLETEASGSALHRMLIERYKEGSSTILADKINSGAEITLNDLIDAIQKEDVLSIEILEHIGTNLGKAIAGLMNIFNPELVILGGGISLTDEYIRLPIKSAVRKYSLNLVNQDTEIKISKLGDHAGVLGACLLSRGKILGMI, from the coding sequence ATGAGTACAGATTTTTTGATTGCCGTGGAAGGCAATCGTACAGCCGCTCTTAAGAAGAAGATTATACATTATTATATTGCAAATGGTGATGCAACCATTGCCGATCTTTGCAAAGAAATGGATCTGAGTATTCCTACGGTAACTAAACTGGTTGGTGAGTTGCTGGAAGAGGGGTATATACTTGATTTTGGTAAACAGGAAACCAGTGGAGGCCGTAAACCAAACATATATGGACTTAATCCGGAATCTGGTTATTTTATCGGAGTGGATGTGCGCAGAGACTCGATCAATATTGCTGCGGTAGATTTCAAAGGAAAATTTATCTCGCTGGAAGATGAGGTGCCTTTTACTTTGGAGAACACTCCGGCAGCCTTGGAGAATCTATGTATTATCATCGACGAATTTATTGGTTCGCTGAAGGTTTCACGTGATAAGATTCTATCTGTAGGTATTAATATTACAGGACGTGTAAACCCTATATCCGGTTATAGCTATAGTTTCTTCTATTTTGAAGAAAAGCCTCTTTCCTTAATAATTGAAGAGCGCCTTAAACTTAAGGTCTACATCGAGAATGATACCCGTGCAATGGCATATGGCGAGTATATGAAAGGTGCCGTAAAGGGAGAGAAAAATTTGATTTTTGTAAATATTAGCTGGGGATTGGGTGTAGGTATTATTCTGGATGGTAAACTATATTACGGAAAATCCGGATTTTCAGGAGAATTTGGCCATTTCTGTTTGTACGACAATGAAATAATTTGTCATTGCGGCAAAAAAGGATGTCTTGAAACCGAAGCATCAGGATCTGCGCTTCATAGAATGTTGATTGAACGATATAAAGAGGGTAGCAGTACCATTTTAGCCGATAAAATAAATAGCGGAGCAGAAATAACGCTAAATGATTTAATCGATGCGATTCAAAAAGAGGATGTGTTGTCTATCGAAATTCTGGAACATATCGGGACTAATCTTGGAAAAGCAATCGCCGGATTAATGAATATTTTCAATCCGGAATTGGTTATTCTTGGCGGAGGTATTTCACTTACAGATGAGTATATCCGCCTGCCGATTAAAAGTGCTGTGCGTAAATACTCGTTGAATCTGGTTAACCAGGATACGGAAATTAAAATTTCAAAACTAGGTGATCATGCAGGGGTGTTAGGAGCCTGCCTGCTTTCGAGGGGAAAAATTTTAGGAATGATTTAA